From Pseudoalteromonas piratica:
CATCAAGTTGCAACTCTTGCTGAGAAATTTCCATGGCAAAATAAGGCGTTTCATTATCAAGCCCTAAAAATAGGTGCGGTTTGCGACCTAAAATTTGAAAAACGTGTTCAACACTTAACCATAACAAATCATCCAAATGACTTGTTGAGAGCATATTGTCTTGATAAAAAAGCAAGACTTTTGCGTCAACACGATTAAGTTGGGTTTTGATAAATTCGGGTTTGCTGCGCTCACGCGAACAACGTGCCAGCGGCATTTGACTAAAAGGCAGGTTTTGCATAGCTAATTTATTGAATTTAGTATGCTTGTATTAAAACATAAAAAAAGCGCCAATGGCGCTTTTTAAAACAAAAATGATGTTACAAAATGCTTAGTTTGGTAGTTCCGCTAAGTACTGTTGTAACTTCTGATTTTCGCTTTCAATATGCTTATAAAGCTCGGCATTCACTAACTTACTAGCAGCCGCTTCATCAATTACCACTACCGCATCTTGGTGGAATTGTAATGCTGATGCAGGACAAACAGCAGATACAGCACCTTCACACATATCACGTATTGCATCGGCTTTGTTTTCACCCGTTGCTAATAGAACCACTTTTTTAGCTTCTAAAATCGTGCCAATACCCATAGTGATTGATAAGTGTGGTTGGAATTCACCTTCAGCAAAGAAACGAGCGTTATCTTCAACAGTTTCTTTTGTTAGTGTTTTAACACGCGTACGTGATGCCAAACTTGATGATGGTTCATTAAAGCCAATATGACCATTACGACCAATACCTAATAACTGCACATCTACCCCGCCACTTTGCGAGATTTTATTTTCATACATTTTGCACGCAGTAATTGGGTTTTGCGCGTCACCTGGCGGTACAAAGGTATTATTTTTATCAATATCAACGTGATTGAATAATTGCTCATTCATAAAGAAACGATAGCTTTGTGCATGGTCGCCATCTAACCCAAGATACTCGTCAAGGTTGAAGCTTGTCACTTGCTTAAAGCTTACTTTGTTTGCTTGATTTGCTTTGATAAGTTCCTGATAAAGTGCCACAGGCGTTGAACCCGTTGCTAAACCTAATACAGAATCTGATTTTCTGTTAATTTGATCGATAAAAATCTGAGCACCGTATTCGGCCACTGCTGCTGCATCTTTTAAAATAACTATTTGCATAGGGAAGGCTCTAGTAAGGGGTTAAATAAAAATGGGATCTATGGATATCTGTCCGTGCAAGTAAAGATAATCCATAGATCACAAAACCTAATCGGGATACTGACGATATTAGGCTTTACCATTATGACAACGCTGTCATTATTGCGTCTAATTACAAATTTGTAAAGTAAAAGTGAATAAATAATCGTTATTTGCTAATTAAAATTAGTTATATGAAAACACCAAATAAAAAGCTGGCACTGCCAGCTTTTACTTATTATTCAACTGCCCTTGTGGAC
This genomic window contains:
- the nagB gene encoding glucosamine-6-phosphate deaminase produces the protein MQIVILKDAAAVAEYGAQIFIDQINRKSDSVLGLATGSTPVALYQELIKANQANKVSFKQVTSFNLDEYLGLDGDHAQSYRFFMNEQLFNHVDIDKNNTFVPPGDAQNPITACKMYENKISQSGGVDVQLLGIGRNGHIGFNEPSSSLASRTRVKTLTKETVEDNARFFAEGEFQPHLSITMGIGTILEAKKVVLLATGENKADAIRDMCEGAVSAVCPASALQFHQDAVVVIDEAAASKLVNAELYKHIESENQKLQQYLAELPN